One Candidatus Atelocyanobacterium thalassa isolate ALOHA genomic window, AGCTAGCTAAATTACAAGTTCAAGCTAATAGCACAGGATCTCAATGGGGAACAGGAGGAATGCTGACTAAGTTAACGGCGGCAAAATTAGCTACCAAAGCAGGAATAACAACAGTTATCACCAATGGAAAGTATCCAGAAAACTTAATCAAAATTCTTGATGGCGAAGATATCGGAACTAAATTTGGTGCTTATTTAGAAAACGATAATGCTCGAAAACGCTGGATTTCTTATGGTTTATTACCTACAGGAAAACTTTATCTTAATGAAGAGTCAATTATAGCAATTTCTCAAAAAGGAAAATCATTATTAGTAGCAGATGTAATAAGGGTCGAAGGTAATTTCAAGTCTTTTGAAGCAGTTAGGTTATGTAATGAGGGAGGAGAGGAAGTAGCAAGAGGAATAGTTAATTATAGTAAACATGAAATTGATAAAATAAATAAAAATCGTTTAGATAATATATCTCAATTACCAACTTGTGATGGATATGAGACAATTGTGCATAAAAATAACTTAGTCATTAGCAAAAAAAATATCAGACTATAAAAAATATATATCTGAGCTTTGAACTTCTATTGTTCAATTGTCTACTTATATTATTAAATAACTTAAAAGTCTCTACAGTTAAGCCTACGATTATTCGTAGGCTTAACTGTAATAATGGTTTTTAGTACAATTATTGTACGACGATTTTTCCAACCATTCCAGCCCCACGATGAGGTTCACAATAATAGGTATATTCTCCAGCTTCATTGAAAGTACTTTCAAATGATTCTCCAGGAGAAAAAAGCAATCCTTTGTGAGAGTATTCTGCAGAGCTTTCAAATACAACATTATGAGGAGCTAATTTATTGTTGACCCATTTAACAGTATCTCCTGATTTAATTGTTACTGTTTTTGGTTCAAATCCTAACATTCCGGAATCGGTTCCCATTTTTACTTCGAAGGTTTTAGCTGTAGCAGGACTAGCTGCAACAAAAAAACTAGAAATAACTAGGCAAAATGCAGCAATAAGCAATCCTAATTTTTTAAACATATTATCGTTCCTACCAGTGTCTTAACTAAAAGAAAGATTGACGTAACTTGTTCGGTTATACATCCCACTATAAATCTAATAATGAAGTTTGACAACCTGTCTTTGGACAAAAGTTAATATTTTTGCTCTGCTTTAATTGAGATACTGTCAAGCAATATATTAATGTAATAATACTTTTAAAGATTTACCACAATTGATAAATCTTTAAAAGTATTATTGGTTAATGATACCCTCATGCTAGTCGGCAAAATTATTTTTTTGCTAATTTTTTCGTTTTAACTTTGCGTAACCGAATAGACTCTGGGGTAACCTCTACAAGTTCATCAGGACCAATATATTCTAAAGCCCTTTCTAAATTCATCTCTTGTGGTGTTTGTAACTGAACTAACTCTTCACCGCCCGAGGCACGATGGTTAGTTAGCTGCTTAGTTTTACAAACATTAATTTCTATATCTGGTGGACGGTTATGTTCCCCTATAACCATACCTCTATATACTTTTGTGCCAGGAGAAATAAAGAACATTCCTCTATCTTCAGCATTTTTCATTGCGTAGAAAGTAGACACACCTTCTTCAAAGGAAATCATTACACCGTTATAACGTGTTTCTAGATTACCAGATGCAGGACGATAATCTAAAAAGCTATGATTCATAATTCCATCTCCTCTTGATAGACGAATAAAGTCTCCGCGGAAACCTAGTAATCCTCTGGCAGGTATAATGAATTCCAGCTGTGTTCGTCCATTAACACCTGTCTCCATATCTTGCATTTCTCCTCTTCTTTGCCCTAGACGTTCCATGCAGGATCCAACAGCTTCTTCAGGAACATCTAAAATCAAATATTCGAAAGGTTCATGAGATTTCCCATCAACTTGTCGATAAATAACCTGAGGCTGAGCAACTTGGAACTCATAACCTTCTCTACGCATTGTTTCGATGAGAATACCTAAGTGTAATTCTCCTCTCCCTGATACTAGGAACTTATCAGAAGAATCTCCAGTACTTACCTTTAAAGCAACATTAGTTTCTAATTCTCTCATTAGACGATCACGTAATTGTCGAGAAGTGACAAATTTTCCTTCTTGACCTGCAAAAGGAGAATCATTAACTGAAAAAGTCATTTGTAAAGTAGGTTCGTCAACCTTGATCAAGGGTAAGGCTTGAGGGCTTTCAGAACACGCTAAAGTTTCTCCAATGTTGGCATCAGAAAAACCCGCTACAGCTACAATATTACCCGCAGTACTTTCTTTCAACTCTACTCTTTGTAAACCTTCAAATCCTAAAAGCTTACTAACTTTCCCTTTAACATAACTACCATCTTCTTTAATTAGTGTTGCTTGTTGTCCAGCAACAATTTTCCCATTATTTATACGACCTATTATGATACGTCCTAAATATTCTGAATAATCTAAAGTAGTGACCTGTAACTGTAAAGGTTTTTCTTCATCTCCTGATGGAGGGGGAACACAACGCAAAATTGTTTGAAAAAGAGGTTGCATATCTACAGATTCATCCTCTAAATTCACTTTTGCAAATCCTGATATACCAGAGGCGAATAAAGTAGTAAAGTCACATTGATCATCGTCACCCCCAAGTTCAACGAAAAGATCAAATACTTTATCAACAGCTTGATCTGGTTCAGCTTGAGGACGATCAATTTTATTTACGACAACAATAGGGCGTAAACCTTTTTCTAAGGCTTTCTTAAGTACAAAGCGAGTTTGAGGCATAGGGCCTTCATTCGCATCTACAATTAAAATACAACCATCAACCATTCCCAATACTCGTTCAACTTCCCCGCCAAAATCTGCGTGTCCAGGAGTATCAATAATGTTGATCAGAGTATTTTCATATCGAACAGCAGTATTTTTTGATAAAATAGTAATGCCTCGTTCTCTCTCTAAAGTATTAGAGTCCATTACACAATCAGGAACTTCTTCTCCTTCACGGAAAACTCCAGACTGTTTAAGAAGAGAATCAACCAAGGTAGTTTTACCGTGGTCAACGTGGGCGATAATAGCAACATTGCGGATGAGGAGAGACATAGGATGCAGTAATGAGAGTAGTATAGCTACTCTACTATTAATTTTGTTATAATTGTAGCTTATATTAAAAAATATCTAAAGAAAATTGATATTTTCTTTAGATATTTAGTTTATTTAGCTATTCTTATACGTGTAATGGCTTGTAAAACATTACACATATTTTATAGAAAAATTTCGTAAAGTTTTGATGGAGCCGAGCAGAGTTGAACTGCTGTCCAAATTAGCTATTAACTTAAAGCTCATTCACAGGCTTAGCCTATTATTCCTTAAGGCAGGATTTACTCTTATACCTGAGTAAAAAGGTTACTCTGATAAATTTTTACTTAATAGTCAATCAGAGGCAGCTATTAAGAATATCCGTTTAAGGTTGATCTCTTACTTTTAACGGAGTCAAGTATGAGATAAGCGAATTCTGTAAAAGAATTTTTAGGCAGCTACTGCCACGCGCTTGAAGCTTACGATGTTGTTCGCAGTTACTATTTTTTTTGAGTTTTTGATTTACGAGAGGAAACTCACTCTCGACCTGTATCACAATTCAGAGTTCACTAACCTGTCGAAGCCGTTGCGGCCCCTAGATTATTTCTATATTGATGATTATAAAGATAATTTTATTTTTTCGCAACGTAAAGACTTGTTAAAAGATTTTAAAAATATTGTACTTATCTCAATTATTAATTTAAACTATCTAGATTAATAATTACTTAATATTACTTTATGTTTCCTCTTAACCGTCCTCGTCGTTTACGCACCAATCAAAGATTACGTGACATGGTATGTGAAACAAAATTAACATTAGATGACCTAATTTATCCCTTATTCGCAGTTCCAGGAAACAATATTGCTAAAGAAGTAATATCTATGCCTGGTATTTTCCAGTTATCGATAGATAAAATTGTGAATGAAGCAAAAATGGTTCGCGATTTAGGGATTCCAGCAATTATTCTTTTTGGAGTTCCAGAAGAAAAGAATTCAGAAGCTACAGGTGCATGGGGTAAAGAAGGTATAGTACAGCGAGCTACTGAAGCAATTAAAAGAGAAGTTAAAGATCTAATAGTTATTGTTGATACTTGTGTATGCGAATATACTGATCATGGGCATTGCGGATATTTAAAGAAGGATGATTGCACTGGAGAAGTTTTAAACGATTCAACTTTAGAGTTATTAAAAAAGACTGCCGTTTCTCAAGCTCTTGCCGGAGCTGATATAATTGCACCATCAGGAATGATGGATGGTTTTGTAAGGTCTATTAGAGAAAAGTTAGATCAAGAGGGTTTTAGTAATATTCCTATATTATCTTATGCAGCTAAGTATGCTTCTGGTTATTATGGACCATTTCGAGATGCTGCAGATTCATCTCCACAATTTGGTGATCGTAGAACTTACCAAATGGATCCTGGAAATGCTAGAGAAGCATTAAAAGAAGTTATGTTAGACATTGAAGAAGGAGCAGACATGTTAATGGTTAAACCTGCATTATCATACATGGATATCCTGTGGAGGATCAAGGAAATGACTAATCTTCCTGTCGCTGCATACAACGTTTCTGGAGAATACTCAATGATTAAAGCGGCAGCAGCTAATGGATGGATAGATGAAAAGCAGGTTACATTGGAAACCTTAACTAGTTTTAAAAGAGCTGGTGCAGATCTTATTTTAACCTATCATGCAAAAGACGTTGCTCGCTGGATTCAGTCAAAATAGGCTTTAAAGTGAAAAAATTTCATTAACTATAATACTTTTCGATTTATATGACTTATGGTAAAACTTTAACTTTTACATTTTTATTTTACGAATCTAGAAGCAAAAGAGAGTCAACAAATATAATTATTAATACACTAATGAATAAGTAGCATGAAAATTCTAGATATTTATTCTAACTATTTTTAAAAAGACTGAATAGATTTATGCCTGATGAAATAACAATACTTTTAATACAAATTATTTTACTAATAAACATATACTATGTTAATATATATGAGGTTTAAAAACACAAAGCTCTCGCGGGTGTAGTTTAGTGGTAAAACCTTAGCCTTCCAAGCTAATGATGGGGGTTCGATTCCCCCCACCCGCTTTATTAAGATTAGACTATGTAATAATTATATTTTTAAAGTCATGAGTCACATGACAGTTATCTATGTTACTAGGACTCCAATTTCAATCTCCTGGTCCTATAATATTTGAATTAGGACCTTTTGTTGTCAGATGGTACGGTCTCTTTATTGCTTCTGCGGTTTTGATTGGAATTACATTATCAAAGTGGTTAGCAAAGTCTCTTCGAATTGATCCAGAAATGATAGGTGACTTAGGAATTTGGCTAATCATAGCTGCTATTCCTTGTGCACGAATTTATTATGTTATATTTCAGTGGCACATTTATAGTCAATATCCAGAAGATATAATTGCCATCTGGAAAGGAGGTATTGCGATCCATGGAGCAATTATTGGAGGAACTTTATCTACCTTGATTTTCGCGCGTCTAAATAAAATTTCTGCCTGGCAGTTAACTGACTTAGTAGTTCCATCTTTAGCATTGGGACAGTCTATTGGTAGATGGGGGAATTTTTTTAATTCTGAAGCTTTTGGAATACCAACTAATTTACCTTGGAAACTATACATTCCTTTGATTAAACGGCCGGTAGAATATATCTCTTTCGAATACTTTCATCCTACTTTCTTATATGAATCTATCTGGGATTTTTTAGTTTTTGTAATTTTATTAACTTTATTCTTTTGGACATTAAAATACCCAAACTATTTTCATACTGGGACTTTATCGTTAGTATATTTGATAGTATATAGCTTTGGCAGAATTTTTATAGAAACACTTAGAACAGATAGTTTAATTTTTGGATCATTTAAAGTGGCACAAGTTATTAGTTTAATGATGATTATTTCAGGAATATTTGGACTAGTATGGTTATATCTTTTAAAAAAATCTTTGCCAGATGTAGTCTCTCGTAGATAAGGCCAGAATATCAATCTTCTTTGCTTCATTATTGTAATGAAATTTAGATTGAATGATGAATCTGGCTTTTAAAAATCTTTTATTAAACGCTTTATATTCATCTCTTACAATATGAAAACGCTACAATCACTAAAAAAGAACTTGGTAAAACTTTTACGAGAAAATTATTCCAAACATTTCGGGCTGAAGAAAAAAAACAATTTTGAATCAAAAATTATTTATGAGTCAAATTGGTTAGCAAAGTTACATCAATCAAAATCAATTAAGAAAATTTATCCACCATTAATGTGGGGAATAACTGTTATATCGCTTTCCAGCGTTATTGGATACCGTTTTTATAATCAACCTCAATTATCTGTAGGTACTCTTTCCCCAGTAAAAGTTATTGCTCCTAAAGATGGTAATTTTGAAGATAGGAAAACTACTGAAGATAAACGAAAAGAAGTCCGTACAGGTATCATACCTGTCTTAAAGAGAGATCCAAGACTTACAAAAGAACTTAAAGAAGAGCTTAAAAAAACTATTTCTGAAATCGAACAATTACGTAAAAAAATAAATCTTTTTTCTTCTGTAGATGTTGTACTCATTCCTCTCTCTACTCAAAAATACTTAAGAAAAGTGAATGAAAGAGATTGGCAAATAATTCAGCTAGTAATTATTAATCATAATTTTCAGAATATACCGGCATCTAAACCCAAAATCAAACAAGTAGTTTCTCAATTAGTTGCTTATAGTGAAGCAACTTCTTTAATATCTCTTAAAAATCTTTTAGAGAAAATTGAACAATCTCGACAACTTTACAATCAAACCAAGGCTGAAGCTTCAAATAGTCAAGCCTCTTATTTGTCATCAGAACTGTTTACAACTTTTTTAAATCTTGATGATTATACTTGGCAAACTGTAGAAAAAATCTTACAGACAACTTTAAATAGAATCCTTCTTCAAGGCCTTCATCCTGGAATTCCTGATTATTTATTAAAGGAGATAATTAATATTCAGCTTGAATCCACCACCTCGGCTGTACCAAAGCCAGCAATAACGAAGCTTTTGATGAGAATTCTCAAAAGTCAGCATAATTTAACAGTAGACAAAGAAGCAACGAAGCAGAGAGCGGAACAAGCTGCTCAAGCGGTTGAAGCAGTCATAGTAAAAATCAAGGCAGGAGATATAATTGTAGAAGCAGAAGAATATATTACTCAGGAAAAATTTGTACTTCTTGATAGCTTTCGATTAAGCCGTCGTGGAATAAATTGGATTGGATTATCTATTTCTGTACTAATAGTTATAGG contains:
- the petE gene encoding plastocyanin, which gives rise to MFKKLGLLIAAFCLVISSFFVAASPATAKTFEVKMGTDSGMLGFEPKTVTIKSGDTVKWVNNKLAPHNVVFESSAEYSHKGLLFSPGESFESTFNEAGEYTYYCEPHRGAGMVGKIVVQ
- the typA gene encoding translational GTPase TypA, with the translated sequence MSLLIRNVAIIAHVDHGKTTLVDSLLKQSGVFREGEEVPDCVMDSNTLERERGITILSKNTAVRYENTLINIIDTPGHADFGGEVERVLGMVDGCILIVDANEGPMPQTRFVLKKALEKGLRPIVVVNKIDRPQAEPDQAVDKVFDLFVELGGDDDQCDFTTLFASGISGFAKVNLEDESVDMQPLFQTILRCVPPPSGDEEKPLQLQVTTLDYSEYLGRIIIGRINNGKIVAGQQATLIKEDGSYVKGKVSKLLGFEGLQRVELKESTAGNIVAVAGFSDANIGETLACSESPQALPLIKVDEPTLQMTFSVNDSPFAGQEGKFVTSRQLRDRLMRELETNVALKVSTGDSSDKFLVSGRGELHLGILIETMRREGYEFQVAQPQVIYRQVDGKSHEPFEYLILDVPEEAVGSCMERLGQRRGEMQDMETGVNGRTQLEFIIPARGLLGFRGDFIRLSRGDGIMNHSFLDYRPASGNLETRYNGVMISFEEGVSTFYAMKNAEDRGMFFISPGTKVYRGMVIGEHNRPPDIEINVCKTKQLTNHRASGGEELVQLQTPQEMNLERALEYIGPDELVEVTPESIRLRKVKTKKLAKK
- the hemB gene encoding porphobilinogen synthase is translated as MFPLNRPRRLRTNQRLRDMVCETKLTLDDLIYPLFAVPGNNIAKEVISMPGIFQLSIDKIVNEAKMVRDLGIPAIILFGVPEEKNSEATGAWGKEGIVQRATEAIKREVKDLIVIVDTCVCEYTDHGHCGYLKKDDCTGEVLNDSTLELLKKTAVSQALAGADIIAPSGMMDGFVRSIREKLDQEGFSNIPILSYAAKYASGYYGPFRDAADSSPQFGDRRTYQMDPGNAREALKEVMLDIEEGADMLMVKPALSYMDILWRIKEMTNLPVAAYNVSGEYSMIKAAAANGWIDEKQVTLETLTSFKRAGADLILTYHAKDVARWIQSK
- the lgt gene encoding prolipoprotein diacylglyceryl transferase — its product is MLLGLQFQSPGPIIFELGPFVVRWYGLFIASAVLIGITLSKWLAKSLRIDPEMIGDLGIWLIIAAIPCARIYYVIFQWHIYSQYPEDIIAIWKGGIAIHGAIIGGTLSTLIFARLNKISAWQLTDLVVPSLALGQSIGRWGNFFNSEAFGIPTNLPWKLYIPLIKRPVEYISFEYFHPTFLYESIWDFLVFVILLTLFFWTLKYPNYFHTGTLSLVYLIVYSFGRIFIETLRTDSLIFGSFKVAQVISLMMIISGIFGLVWLYLLKKSLPDVVSRR